A DNA window from Camelina sativa cultivar DH55 chromosome 17, Cs, whole genome shotgun sequence contains the following coding sequences:
- the LOC104759734 gene encoding uncharacterized protein LOC104759734 translates to MIELYSVCGEWKQNDRGVWDFEIDSKKGGSLSEVDENITYKVLAEMVIEDFGLDCLVNDIKLSYRLSSRMNLMVEDSPPMYLRNDRQVQTFFRKFQDDPELNRLCVTLPIGYGNVESNTLSATFKNNRCIQGFHEPSGSGATVSESHTDTCSTAKKVIYDGIPRGFSHDTQGTDYIHEGKYFKNKAELRMKMRLFALEFKFEFRSLWSDRTRLILGCVDPSCNWKMRATKLKSSDFFVVIKYIGEHNCDPTYRNANHRQATAKLLGSFICSHFAEKKAGLKPKQIIERVRLDHGVHIQYKKAWRAKEAAQILVRGTPEDSYHNIAKWLFMAKERNPGSVVYREMDSGTKFKYVFIAFGPSIRGFDLLRRVIAVDGTFLKGKFKGTLLVATAQDGDHHLYPIGFAIVDSENDKSWNWFFRCLRTIILDAQDLVFVSDHASSIAKALTELYPASHHGICKYHLGNNIKVSFKGQSYLPLVESAAIAYTREEFAKIFIQIQDANPKLAENLQKADFRKWARSYAPSNRYNIMTTNVVESFNSMLKEPRELPVLYLLETIRLTLTSWFHERREKAAKHDKLVTPQVVKKLVSRFSDAMKLDVFQVDEDEFEVKDNINKFIVHLKNMHCSCCVFDIDKIPCIHAIAAAKRSNRDENKLGMHFCITIS, encoded by the exons ATGATTGAGTTATACTCTGTTTGTGGGGAGTGGAAACAAAACGATAGAGGAGTATGGGATTTTGAAATTGATTCTAAAAAAGGAGGATCTCTTAGTGAAGTAGATGAGAATATCACATATAAAGTTTTAGCTGAGATGGTAATTGAAGATTTTGGACTTGATTGTTTAGTGAATGATATCAAACTTAGCTATAGGCTTTCTTCAAGGATGAATTTGATGGTAGAAGATTCTCCACCAATGTATTTGCGAAATGATCGTCAAGTACAGACGTTTTTCAGGAAGTTTCAAGATGACCCTGAGTTGAATCGTTTATGTGTAACT CTGCCTATTGGTTATGGGAATGTTGAAAGTAATACTCTGTCAGCTACTTTCAAGAACAACCGATGCATTCAAG GATTTCATGAACCAAGTGGAAGTGGCGCCACAGTTTCTGAATCACATACTGATACCTGTTCAACTGCTAAAAAAGTGATTTATGATGGTATTCCTAGAGGTTTTTCACATGACACTCAAGGGACTGATTATATACATGAGGggaaatatttcaaaaacaaagcaGAGTTGAGGATGAAGATGCGGCTGTTTGCACTTGAGTTCAAGTTTGAGTTCAGATCTTTGTGGTCAGACAGAACGAGATTGATATTGGGTTGTGTCGATCCTAGTTGCAACTGGAAGATGCGTGCAACGAAGCTCAAGTCATCTGATTTCTTTGTAGTGATTAAGTATATTGGAGAACACAATTGTGATCCAACGTACAGGAATGCGAACCATAGGCAAGCCACTGCAAAACTGCTTGGTTCTTTTATTTGCAGTCATTTTGCAGAAAAGAAGGCTGGACTCAAGCCAAAACAGATAATTGAGAGAGTTAGATTAGATCATGGTGTTCATATACAATACAAAAAAGCTTGGAGAGCAAAAGAGGCAGCTCAGATTTTGGTTAGAGGAACTCCTGAGGACAGTTACCACAACATAGCAAAATGGTTGTTCATGGCTAAGGAAAGAAATCCAGGATCAGTTGTTTATCGTGAGATGGATTCTGGTACTAAATTCAAATATGTGTTCATTGCATTCGGTCCATCGATAAGAGGTTTTGATTTGCTGAGAAGAGTGATTGCAGTAGATGGTACCTTCTTGAAGGGGAAATTTAAAGGAACTTTATTAGTAGCTACAGCACAAGATGGAGATCATCACCTATACCCGATAGGCTTTGCTATTGTTGATTCAGAAAATGATAAATCTTGGAATTGGTTTTTTAGGTGTCTTCGTACTATCATACTTGATGCCCAAGATTTGGTGTTTGTCTCTGATCATGCATCGTCCATTGCAAAAGCACTTACAGAGTTGTATCCAGCATCACATCATGGAATCTGCAAATACCACCTTGGAAACAACATCAAAGTAAGTTTCAAGGGTCAATCATATTTGCCACTTGTTGAATCTGCAGCCATTGCTTATACTCGTGAAGAGTTTGCTAAAATATTCATCCAGATTCAAGATGCAAATCCTAAGTTGGCTGAAAATTTACAAAAGGCCGATTTCAGAAAGTGGGCTCGTTCCTATGCTCCTTCAAATCGTTACAATATTATGACAACAAATGTTGTTGAATCATTTAATTCGATGTTGAAAGAACCACGAGAGTTGCCAGTTCTTTATCTTCTTGAGACAATCAGGTTAACTTTGACTTCGTGGTTTCATGAGAGACGTGAAAAAGCTGCTAAACATGACAAGCTTGTCACGCCGCAAGTAGTGAAGAAGTTGGTATCAAGGTTCTCAGATGCAATGAAACTTGACGTTTTCCAAGTTGATGAAGACGAGTTTGAGGTGAAGGACAACATTAACAAGTTTATTGTTCACTTGAAAAACATGCATTGCAGTTGCTGTGTTTTTGACATCGACAAAATTCCGTGCATTCACGCCATTGCTGCTGCGAAGCGTTCAAATAGGGATGAAAATAA GTTGGGAATGCATTTCTGCATCACTATTTCTTAA
- the LOC104757871 gene encoding pumilio homolog 9-like isoform X2: protein MFGERRFMGFGGFQGDFNLGRALPLPPDFGSDGFLTKSLDTNPFLKNQCYNKSGDALDLCRKLNKMGISCDMSIWTKPEEEPFRVDPGDFGSKATTLHRSSGFDFEQEDLTGGAASQIHHDGFRNFSSVCLQNNNFHGASPPEELRLLGFQDSLNPNGYEETMASKTHRDFLFDHIHQPIKRSPCLRGNNGVFKGSLMFEKFRVSQTLAAMEGSGAYYPEDTSLMRRYPEDTLIGQGSYDRMSPKSSIDLPLPLSLVSMVDMYGSVILMAKDQTGCRVLQKLVDQGTFLETNVIFLEIIDHVVELSMDPFGNYIVQKLIDACDEEQRTLFVSVLTSKPRELIKICLNTYGTRVVQKMIETVRTKHQMALVKSGLKPGFLALVKDLNGNHVIQSCLQSLGPNDNKFVLEAATKHCAEIAVHRHGCCVLQCCVANSVGPQHERLVAEISRNALRLSQDPFGNYVVQFLIEQKFSAVRLLVQFRNHYAELATQKFSSHVIEKCLREYPESRSEIVRELLSSPDFEYILQDPYANYVIQTALSVTKGAVRAILLEKVYRFGKLRSSPYCKKIFSKTILKK from the exons ATGTTTGGAGAAAGAAGATTCATGGGCTTTGGAGGTTTTCAGGGAGATTTTAACTTGGGACGagctcttcctcttcctcctgaTTTTGGTTCTGATGGGTTTCTTACAAAGAGTCTAGACACAAACCCGTTTCTGAAGAATCAGTGTTACAACAAGAGCGGTGATGCtctggatttgtgcagaaagcTTAACAAAATGGGTATCTCTTGTGACATGAGCATTTGGACCAAACCTGAAGAAGAACCTTTCCGGGTCGACCCGGGTGATTTTGGGTCTAAAGCTACAACTCTTCATAGGTCTTCTGGGTTTGACTTTGAGCAGGAGGATCTGACTGGAGGAGCTGCTTCTCAGATTCATCATGATGGGTTTCGCAACTTTTCCTCTGTTTGTctgcaaaacaacaactttcatGGAGCTTCTCCTCCGGAAGAGCTTAGATTGCTTGGCTTTCAAGATTCCTTAAACCCAAATGGGTATGAAGAGACGATGGCTTCTAAGACTCACAGAGATTTCCTCTTCGACCATATCCATCAACCCATAAAGCGTTCTCCTTGTCTCAGAGGCAACAACGGTGTTTTCAAGGGTTCGTTGATGTTTgagaaatttagggtttctcaaacCCTAGCCGCCATGGAAGGTTCTGGAGCTTATTATCCAGAAGATACTTCTCTGATGAGAAGGTATCCAGAGGATACTCTGATCGGTCAAGGCTCTTATGATAGGATGAGTCCAAAGAGCAGTATTGATTTGCCTTTGCCTCTGAGTCTCGTCTCCATGGTTGATATGTACGGATCTGTCATCTTAATGGCCAAAGATCAGACTGGTTGTCGAGTTCTGCAGAAATTAGTTGATCAAGGAACGTTTCTTGAGACTAATGTTATATTCCTTGAGATTATTGACCATGTCGTTGAACTCTCCATGGATCCTTTTGGGAACTACATTGTCCAGAAGCTTATAGATGCCTGTGATGAGGAACAGAGAACGTTGTTTGTGAGTGTGCTGACATCAAAACCAAGGGAGCTTATCAAAATCTGCCTCAACACTTATGG GACAAGAGTTGTACAGAAGATGATTGAAACAGTGAGAACAAAACATCAGATGGCATTGGTCAAGTCAGGTCTCAAACCAGGCTTTCTTGCTCTTGTTAAAGATTTGAATGGCAACCATGTGATTCAAAGCTGCCTTCAGTCCCTTGGCCCTAATGACAACAAg TTTGTGTTAGAAGCTGCTACAAAGCACTGTGCTGAGATTGCAGTTCATCGCCACGGATGCTGTGTTCTTCAATGCTGCGTTGCAAACTCTGTTGGACCGCAACATGAAAGGCTCGTTGCTGAGATATCAAGAAACGCACTTCGCCTTTCACAGGATCCTTTTGG GAACTATGTGGTGCAGTTCTTAATAGAGCAAAAATTTTCTGCAGTGAGGTTGCTAGTTCAGTTTAGAAATCACTACGCCGAGCTAGCGACTCAGAAGTTTAGTAGCCATGTGATTGAGAAGTGTCTAAGGGAGTATCCAGAGAGTCGATCTGAGATTGTCCGGGAGCTCCTCTCTAGTCCAGATTTTGAATATATTCTGCAGGATCCTTATGCGAACTATGTGATCCAAACCGCACTCTCTGTAACCAAA GGAGCTGTTCGTGCTATACTGTTGGAGAAGGTTTACAGGTTCGGGAAACTACGGTCGAGCCCTTATTGCAAGAAGATTTTCTCCAAGACCATCTTGAAGAAGTGA
- the LOC104757870 gene encoding annexin D1, with product MATLKVSDSVPAPSEDAEQLRTAFEGWGTNEDLIISILGHRSAEQRKQIRQSYHETYGEDLLKTLDKELSNDFERAILLWTLEPAERDALLTNEATKRWTSSNQVLMEVACTRTSTQLLHARQAYHARYKKSLEEDVAHHTTGDFRKLLVPLVTSYRYEGDEVNMTLAKQEAKLIHEKIKDKHYTDEDVIRILSTRSKAQINATFNRYQDDHGEEILKSLEEGDDDDKFLSLLRSTIQCLTRPELYFVDVLRSAINKTGTDEGALTRIVTTRAEIDLKVIGEEYQRRNSIPLEKAITKDTRGDYEKMLVALLGEDDA from the exons atggcgaCTCTTAAGGTTTCTGACTCTGTTCCTGCTCCATCTGAAGATGCTGAGCAATTGAGAACTGCTTTTGAAG GATGGGGTACCAACGAGGATTTGATCATATCAATCTTGGGTCACAGAAGTGCTGAACAGAGGAAACAGATCAGGCAATCATACCATGAAACCTACGGCGAAGACCTTCTCAAGACTCTTGACAAGGAACTCTCAAACGACTTCGAG AGGGCTATCTTGTTGTGGACTCTTGAACCCGCTGAGCGCGACGCCTTATTGACTAATGAAGCCACCAAAAGATGGACTTCAAGCAACCAAGTTCTTATGGAAGTAGCTTGCACAAGGACATCAACGCAGCTGCTTCACGCTAGGCAAGCTTACCATGCTCGCTACAAGAAATCCCTTGAAGAGGACGTCGCTCACCACACTACCGGTGACTTCAGGAAGCTTTTGGTTCCTCTTGTTACCTCATACAGGTACGAAGGGGATGAAGTGAACATGACATTGGCAAAGCAAGAGGCTAAGCTGATCCATGAGAAAATCAAGGACAAGCACTACACCGATGAGGATGTCATTAGAATCTTGTCCACAAGGAGCAAAGCACAGATCAATGCTACTTTCAATCGCTACCAAGATGATCATGGCGAGGAAATCCTCAAGAGCCTTGAGGAAGGAGATGATGACGACAAGTTCCTTTCACTGTTGAGGTCTACTATTCAGTGCTTGACAAGACCAGAGCTTTACTTTGTGGATGTGCTTCGTTCAGCAATCAACAAAACTGGAACCGACGAAGGAGCTCTCACTAGAATTGTGACCACAAGAGCTGAGATTGACTTGAAGGTCATAGGAGAGGAGTACCAGCGCAGGAACAGCATTCCTTTGGAGAAAGCCATCACCAAAGACACTCGTGGTGATTACGAGAAGATGCTTGTCGCACTTCTTGGTGAAGATGATGCTTAA
- the LOC104757871 gene encoding putative pumilio homolog 10 isoform X1 translates to MFGERRFMGFGGFQGDFNLGRALPLPPDFGSDGFLTKSLDTNPFLKNQCYNKSGDALDLCRKLNKMGISCDMSIWTKPEEEPFRVDPGDFGSKATTLHRSSGFDFEQEDLTGGAASQIHHDGFRNFSSVCLQNNNFHGASPPEELRLLGFQDSLNPNGYEETMASKTHRDFLFDHIHQPIKRSPCLRGNNGVFKGSLMFEKFRVSQTLAAMEGSGAYYPEDTSLMRSIDLPLPLSLVSMVDMYGSVILMAKDQTGCRVLQKLVDQGTFLETNVIFLEIIDHVVELSMDPFGNYIVQKLIDACDEEQRTLFVSVLTSKPRELIKICLNTYGTRVVQKMIETVRTKHQMALVKSGLKPGFLALVKDLNGNHVIQSCLQSLGPNDNKFVLEAATKHCAEIAVHRHGCCVLQCCVANSVGPQHERLVAEISRNALRLSQDPFGNYVVQFLIEQKFSAVRLLVQFRNHYAELATQKFSSHVIEKCLREYPESRSEIVRELLSSPDFEYILQDPYANYVIQTALSVTKGAVRAILLEKVYRFGKLRSSPYCKKIFSKTILKK, encoded by the exons ATGTTTGGAGAAAGAAGATTCATGGGCTTTGGAGGTTTTCAGGGAGATTTTAACTTGGGACGagctcttcctcttcctcctgaTTTTGGTTCTGATGGGTTTCTTACAAAGAGTCTAGACACAAACCCGTTTCTGAAGAATCAGTGTTACAACAAGAGCGGTGATGCtctggatttgtgcagaaagcTTAACAAAATGGGTATCTCTTGTGACATGAGCATTTGGACCAAACCTGAAGAAGAACCTTTCCGGGTCGACCCGGGTGATTTTGGGTCTAAAGCTACAACTCTTCATAGGTCTTCTGGGTTTGACTTTGAGCAGGAGGATCTGACTGGAGGAGCTGCTTCTCAGATTCATCATGATGGGTTTCGCAACTTTTCCTCTGTTTGTctgcaaaacaacaactttcatGGAGCTTCTCCTCCGGAAGAGCTTAGATTGCTTGGCTTTCAAGATTCCTTAAACCCAAATGGGTATGAAGAGACGATGGCTTCTAAGACTCACAGAGATTTCCTCTTCGACCATATCCATCAACCCATAAAGCGTTCTCCTTGTCTCAGAGGCAACAACGGTGTTTTCAAGGGTTCGTTGATGTTTgagaaatttagggtttctcaaacCCTAGCCGCCATGGAAGGTTCTGGAGCTTATTATCCAGAAGATACTTCTCTGATGAGAAG TATTGATTTGCCTTTGCCTCTGAGTCTCGTCTCCATGGTTGATATGTACGGATCTGTCATCTTAATGGCCAAAGATCAGACTGGTTGTCGAGTTCTGCAGAAATTAGTTGATCAAGGAACGTTTCTTGAGACTAATGTTATATTCCTTGAGATTATTGACCATGTCGTTGAACTCTCCATGGATCCTTTTGGGAACTACATTGTCCAGAAGCTTATAGATGCCTGTGATGAGGAACAGAGAACGTTGTTTGTGAGTGTGCTGACATCAAAACCAAGGGAGCTTATCAAAATCTGCCTCAACACTTATGG GACAAGAGTTGTACAGAAGATGATTGAAACAGTGAGAACAAAACATCAGATGGCATTGGTCAAGTCAGGTCTCAAACCAGGCTTTCTTGCTCTTGTTAAAGATTTGAATGGCAACCATGTGATTCAAAGCTGCCTTCAGTCCCTTGGCCCTAATGACAACAAg TTTGTGTTAGAAGCTGCTACAAAGCACTGTGCTGAGATTGCAGTTCATCGCCACGGATGCTGTGTTCTTCAATGCTGCGTTGCAAACTCTGTTGGACCGCAACATGAAAGGCTCGTTGCTGAGATATCAAGAAACGCACTTCGCCTTTCACAGGATCCTTTTGG GAACTATGTGGTGCAGTTCTTAATAGAGCAAAAATTTTCTGCAGTGAGGTTGCTAGTTCAGTTTAGAAATCACTACGCCGAGCTAGCGACTCAGAAGTTTAGTAGCCATGTGATTGAGAAGTGTCTAAGGGAGTATCCAGAGAGTCGATCTGAGATTGTCCGGGAGCTCCTCTCTAGTCCAGATTTTGAATATATTCTGCAGGATCCTTATGCGAACTATGTGATCCAAACCGCACTCTCTGTAACCAAA GGAGCTGTTCGTGCTATACTGTTGGAGAAGGTTTACAGGTTCGGGAAACTACGGTCGAGCCCTTATTGCAAGAAGATTTTCTCCAAGACCATCTTGAAGAAGTGA
- the LOC104759732 gene encoding probable leucine-rich repeat receptor-like protein kinase At1g35710 encodes MKALTYIDISNNQLEGPLPDNPSFRNATADSLEGNRGLCSNIPTQRLKSCPITSRGKNGFLVFWILGALVILSICAGIFTYYLRKRKQKNGNNNSDDETGETLSIFCYDGKIKYQDIIQSTHEFDPRYLIGIGGYGKVYKANLPGAIVAVKKLHQTMDEEMSKPVVKQEFLNEVRALTEIRHRNVVKLFGFCSHRRHTFLIYEYMEKGSLNKILADDEEAKQLNWTKRINIMKGVAYALSYMHHDSSIPIVHCDISSGNILLDNDYEAKISDFGTAKLLKMDSSNWSAVAGTYGYVAPELAYTMKATEKCDLYSFGVLTLEVVKGKHPGDLVSTLSSLPRKTLSLRSIFDERLPEPEAEVREKLVKMVEVALSCLQADPQSRPTVLSISTAFS; translated from the exons ATGAAAGCGCTGACATACATcgatatatcaaacaatcaactCGAGGGTCCACTTCCAGACAATCCATCATTTCGAAACGCAACAGCAGATTCATTGGAGGGAAACAGAGGCTTATGCAGTAATATTCCTACACAAAGGTTGAAATCATGCCCTATTACTTCCCGAGGGAAGAATGGCTTCCTTGTGTTTTGGATCCTAGGAGCACTCGTCATTCTCTCTATATGCGCAGGGATATTTACCTACTACCTTCGGAaacgaaaacagaaaaatggaaACAACAACTCAGATGATGAAACTGGAGAGACTTTGtccatcttttgctatgatggCAAAATCAAATACCAAGATATCATCCAATCCACACACGAATTTGATCCAAGATACCTGATCGGAATCGGAGGATACGGCAAAGTCTACAAAGCAAACCTCCCAGGTGCAATCGTAGCCGTTAAAAAGCTACACCAGACGATGGACGAAGAGATGTCAAAGCCGGTGGTGAAACAAGAGTTCCTAAACGAGGTAAGAGCATTAACAGAGATCCGTCACCGCAACGTGGTGAAGCTCTTCGGCTTCTGCTCCCACCGCCGCCACACTTTTCTGATCTACGAGTACATGGAAAAGGgaagtttaaacaaaattttagctGACGACGAAGAGGCGAAGCAGCTCAACTGGACCAAAAGGATCAACATCATGAAAGGTGTGGCGTACGCGTTATCGTATATGCACCACGACAGCTCAATTCCGATCGTCCACTGTGATATTAGCAGCGGCAACATCCTTCTCGATAATGATTACGAAGCTAAGATCTCCGATTTCGGCACAGCGAAGCTTCTCAAAATGGATTCCTCCAATTGGTCCGCCGTTGCCGGAACCTACGGCTACGTCGCTCCAG AATTGGCTTACACGATGAAAGCGACGGAGAAATGCGATCTGTATAGCTTCGGAGTTCTGACGCTGGAAGTGGTAAAGGGGAAACATCCGGGAGATTTGGTCTCGACTTTGTCTTCGCTTCCGAGAAAAACTCTGTCGCTAAGAAGCATTTTCGATGAACGATTACCGGAACCAGAGGCAGAGGTTAGAGAGAAGCTCGTGAAGATGGTGGAAGTGGCTTTATCGTGCTTACAAGCAGATCCACAATCTCGGCCAACAGTGTTATCAATTTCCACAGCGTTTTCTTAG
- the LOC104759735 gene encoding uncharacterized protein LOC104759735 has protein sequence MEISFKSRKITVFDCRTHESKGDLVETHVKPIAEMIPYLLGTERNRGTIDLSPFKVLCPKKFFRRIKSDANCGLFILKMVECHSMGVEEMMSKLQEEVSEDIRAKLCFDIYHDIILKKIEMFRG, from the exons ATGGAAATAAGCTTCAAGTCCAGGAAGATTACTGTTTTTGATTGTCGAACTCATGAGAGTAAAGGTGACTTGGTGGAAACTCATGTTAAGCCAATTGCAG AGATGATACCTTATCTCTTAGGCactgaaagaaacagaggaacaatTGATCTGTCTCCATTTAAAGTCTTATGCCCTAAGAAGTTCTTTCGTCGCATTAAGAGTGATGCAAACTGTGGATTATTCATCCTTAAAATGGTGGAATGCCACTCAATGGGCGTAGAAGAGATGATGAGTAAGCTTCAAGAAGAGGTTTCAGAAGATATAAGAGCCAAGTTATGCTTTGATATCTATCATGATATCATTCTTAAAAAGATTGAGATGTTTAGAggttga
- the LOC104759733 gene encoding UDP-glycosyltransferase 74B1-like: MVDWTDDSIGVSWEAMRGTLIGPMIPSAYLDDRISEDRDYGASLLKQKSEECMEWLETKPVQSVVFISFGSFGILFEKQLTEIAIALQESNLNFLWVIREAHIKKLPEGFVESTKDRALLVSWCNQLEVLAHESIGCFLTHCGWNSTLEGLRLGVPMVGVPQWSDQMNDAKFVEDVWKVGYRAKEDACEGIVKSEEVVRCLKGVMEGESSVNIRESSKKWKDLAVKAMSEGGSSDRSINEFIESLVKKH; encoded by the coding sequence ATGGTTGATTGGACCGATGATTCCATCGGCGTATCTTGGGAGGCAATGAGGGGGACGTTGATTGGACCGATGATTCCATCGGCGTATCTTGATGATAGGATAAGTGAGGATAGAGATTATGGTGCGAGTTTGTTGAAACAGAAATCAGAGGAATGTATGGAGTGGTTAGAGACTAAGCCGGTTCAGTCGGTTGTGTTTATCTCGTTTGGTTCGTTTGGGATTCTGTTTGAGAAGCAACTGACAGAGATAGCTATTGCTTTACAAGAATCTAACTTGAACTTCTTGTGGGTGATTAGAGAAGCTCATATCAAAAAACTGCCGGAAGGGTTTGTGGAATCGACTAAAGACAGAGCGTTGTTGGTTTCTTGGTGTAACCAGCTTGAGGTTTTAGCTCATGAGTCGATAGGTTGCTTTTTGACTCATTGTGGTTGGAACTCGACATTGGAAGGGTTGAGGTTGGGGGTTCCTATGGTTGGTGTGCCTCAGTGGAGTGATCAGATGAATGATGCTAAGTTTGTGGAGGATGTTTGGAAAGTTGGGTATAGAGCGAAAGAGGACGCTTGTGAAGGGATTGTGAAGAGTGAAGAGGTGGTGAGGTGTTTGAAAGGAGTGATGGAAGGAGAGAGTAGTGTTAATATTAGAGAGAGTTCTAAGAAGTGGAAAGATTTGGCTGTCAAGGCAATGAGTGAAGGAGGAAGCTCTGATCGGAGCATTAACGAATTTATAGAGAGTTTAGTGaagaaacattga
- the LOC109129938 gene encoding probable leucine-rich repeat receptor-like protein kinase At1g35710, translating into MTCKLLPNLAYIDLSINRFSGTIPPQFGNISKLIYFDLSTYYLTGKIPLELGNLRNLKTLYLDKNKLNGSIPFEIGLLTSVQDIALSINSLSGPIPSSIGNLTNLINLYLDSNSFSSPLPSEIGNLPNLVELELNTNNLSGPIPSSIGNLTNLVNLYLYTNSFSGPLPSEIGNLPNLVELELNTNNLSGRIPSSIGNLTYLVKLYLYINSFSGPLPSEIGNLPNLVELDLTENSFSGQIPSSFRELKKLILLNMFDNQLSGKIPPEIGNLKNLTGLSLHQNYLTGVIPPELGNMEFITNLQLAKNNFTGFLPENICKGGKLQKLSLDDNHFEGPIPKNLRDCKSLIRARFIGNRFIGDLSEAFGVYPHLDFIDLSHNKFHGEISGNWGKSRKLSALIMSNNNITGVIPPEIWNMTQLVELDLSTNTLAGELQEGIGNLTGLSKLLLNGNQLSGRVPAGLSFLTKLESLDLSSNRFNSQISQTFDSFTNLHHMNLSRNKFDGHIPRLTKLVQLTYLDLSFNQLDGEIPS; encoded by the exons ATGACTTGCAAATTACTCCCAAACCTTGCTTACATTGATCTTAGCATTAACCGTTTCTCTGGAACCATTCCTCCTCAATTCGGAAACATCTCTAAACTCATCTACTTTGACCTCTCCACATACTACTTAACCGGAAAAATCCCACTTGAGCTTGGCAATTTGCGAAACCTCAAAACCCTCTATCTTGATAAAAACAAGTTAAACGGATCGATTCCATTTGAGATCGGTCTCTTAACCTCAGTTCAAGATATCGCCTTGTCTATCAATTCCCTATCTGGACCAATACCCTCTTCCATTGGAAATCTCACCAACTTGATAAACTTGTACCTCGATAGCAATTCTTTTTCGAGTCCACTTCCTTCCGAGATTGGAAACTTACCCAACCTTGTTGAGTTAGAGCTTAATACAAACAACCTGTCTGGACCAATACCCTCTTCCATTGGAAATCTCACCAACTTGGTAAACTTGTACCTCTATACCAATTCTTTCTCGGGTCCACTTCCTTCTGAGATTGGAAACTTACCCAACCTTGTTGAGTTAGAGCTTAATACAAACAACCTGTCTGGACGAATACCCTCTTCCATTGGAAACCTAACCTACTTGGTAAAGCTGTACCTTTATATCAACTCTTTCTCGGGTCCACTTCCTTCTGAGATTGGAAACTTACCCAATCTTGTTGAGTTAGACCTTACTGAAAACAGCTTCTCTGGCCAAATCCCTTCCAGTTTCAGAGAGTTGAAGAAATTAATCCTTCTTAACATGTTTGACAATCAACTTTCCGGCAAAATCCCCCCTGAGATCG GAAATCTCAAGAACTTGACGGGTCTTTCTCTTCATCAAAATTATCTAACTGGTGTCATACCCCCGGAACTAGGCAACATGGAATTTATAACTAACTTGCAACTCGCCAAAAACAACTTCACTGGTTTCTTGCCTGAAAACATTTGCAAAGGTGGGAAGCTTCAGAAACTCTCATTAGATGATAATCACTTCGAAGGTCCTATCCCGAAAAACTTGAGAGATTGCAAGAGCTTGATCAGAGCAAGATTCATAGGGAACAGATTCATTGGAGATCTTTCTGAAGCTTTTGGGGTTTACCCACATCTTGATTTCATTGATCTCAGCCATAACAAATTCCATGGAGAGATTTCAGGCAACTGGGGGAAGAGTCGAAAGCTAAGTGCCTTGATCATgtcaaacaacaacatcacagGTGTTATCCCACCAGAGATTTGGAACATGACACAACTAGTTGAGCTGGATCTGTCTACCAACACCCTCGCTGGTGAGCTTCAAGAAGGAATTGGAAATCTCACAGGTTTGTCGAAGCTGCTACTTAATGGGAATCAGTTATCTGGGAGAGTTCCTGCAGGTTTAAGTTTCTTAACCAAGCTCGAGTCTCTGGACTTATCTTCGAATAGATTCAACTCTCAGATCTCACAAACCTTTGACTCCTTTACTAACCTCCATCACATGAACCTGAGCAGAAACAAATTTGATGGACACATTCCCAGATTAACAAAGCTTGTTCAGTTAACTTATCTTGATCTCAGCTTTAACCAGCTCGACGGAGAAATCCCATCATAA